Proteins from a single region of Abyssalbus ytuae:
- a CDS encoding bifunctional helix-turn-helix transcriptional regulator/GNAT family N-acetyltransferase: MDKLKEFQELGLGSRLKRLSEDLMKEINRVYKTFEIDFDPYLFPVFKTIADEKEITTVEITDKLKITQPAITQYINKLKEKNLIITRKDVTDQRKKIIGLSEKGKSIFEKMTPLWKITDITLKKYSSYLNMNFIEQIVVLESALEEHEISKNIISDYKKFLEKEVEIVNYRKEYNKHFKELNIEWLEKYFVVEPHDAKLLENSEETIINKGGHIFFSKIGQEIVGCFCFIKTENDIYELGKMAVTEKYQKRKIGNKMLEFSINFAKSKNWKKIILYSNTKLENAIHLYKKYGFKEVALEKNTPYLRSNIKMELNL; encoded by the coding sequence ATGGATAAATTAAAAGAATTTCAGGAATTAGGATTAGGTTCTCGCTTAAAAAGATTAAGTGAAGACTTAATGAAAGAAATAAACAGAGTTTATAAAACTTTTGAAATTGATTTTGATCCGTATTTGTTTCCGGTTTTTAAAACCATTGCAGATGAAAAAGAAATTACCACTGTAGAAATTACAGATAAATTAAAAATAACTCAACCTGCCATTACTCAATATATAAATAAACTTAAAGAAAAGAATTTAATTATTACAAGAAAAGATGTGACTGACCAAAGGAAAAAAATAATAGGGCTTTCGGAAAAAGGTAAAAGTATATTTGAAAAAATGACCCCTTTATGGAAAATTACAGATATAACTTTAAAAAAATATTCATCGTACTTAAATATGAACTTTATTGAACAAATTGTTGTTTTAGAATCAGCATTGGAAGAACATGAAATTAGCAAAAATATAATAAGTGATTACAAAAAATTTCTGGAAAAAGAAGTGGAAATAGTGAACTATCGAAAGGAATATAACAAACACTTTAAAGAGTTGAATATTGAGTGGTTGGAAAAATACTTTGTGGTAGAACCTCATGATGCCAAATTATTAGAGAACTCCGAGGAAACAATTATTAATAAAGGTGGCCATATATTTTTTTCTAAGATCGGTCAGGAAATAGTAGGATGCTTTTGTTTTATAAAAACAGAAAATGATATCTACGAATTAGGAAAAATGGCTGTTACTGAAAAATATCAGAAAAGAAAAATAGGAAATAAAATGCTGGAATTTTCCATAAACTTTGCAAAATCCAAAAACTGGAAAAAAATAATCTTATATTCTAATACAAAACTTGAAAACGCAATTCATTTATATAAAAAATATGGCTTTAAAGAAGTTGCCCTGGAGAAGAATACTCCCTACCTGAGAAGCAATATAAAAATGGAATTAAATTTATAG
- the fumC gene encoding class II fumarate hydratase: MDYRIEKDTMGEVKVPADKLWGAQTERSRNNFKIGPPASMPLEIIYGFAYLKKAAAYTNCELGVLPIEKRDLIAQVCDEILEGKHNDQFPLVIWQTGSGTQSNMNLNEVIANRAHQIAGKKIGEGEKTLQPNDDVNKSQSSNDTFPTGMHIAVYKMIIQTTIPGIIKLRDTLKKKSEEFKNVVKIGRTHLMDATPLTLGQEFSGYVSQLDHGLKALNNTLEHLSELALGGTAVGTGLNTPKGYAKRVAEYISKFSELPFKSAENKFEALAAHDAFVETHGALKQIAVSLNKIANDIRLMASGPRSGIGEIIIPANEPGSSIMPGKVNPTQCEALTMVCAQVMGNDVAITIGGTQGHYELNVFKPVMASNILQSARLLGDACMSFEEHCARGIEPNHVRIKELLNNSLMLVTALNTKIGYYKAAEIANTAHKNGSTLKEEAINLGYVTAEEYDEWVKPEDMVGSLK, encoded by the coding sequence ATGGATTACAGAATAGAAAAAGACACCATGGGTGAGGTAAAAGTACCTGCCGATAAATTATGGGGTGCGCAAACAGAGAGATCGAGAAACAATTTCAAAATAGGTCCTCCTGCTTCTATGCCACTTGAAATAATATATGGCTTCGCATATTTAAAAAAAGCTGCTGCATATACTAATTGCGAATTAGGGGTGCTCCCTATTGAAAAAAGAGACCTTATCGCCCAGGTTTGCGATGAAATACTCGAAGGAAAACACAACGATCAGTTTCCTTTAGTGATTTGGCAAACCGGTTCAGGCACCCAAAGCAATATGAATTTGAACGAAGTTATTGCCAACAGGGCTCACCAAATAGCCGGAAAGAAAATAGGAGAAGGAGAAAAAACCTTACAACCCAATGATGATGTAAATAAATCTCAATCTTCGAATGACACTTTTCCAACAGGCATGCACATTGCTGTCTATAAAATGATTATACAAACTACCATTCCGGGAATAATAAAATTAAGAGATACCTTAAAGAAAAAATCTGAAGAATTTAAAAATGTCGTAAAAATAGGTAGAACCCACTTAATGGATGCCACACCATTAACTTTAGGGCAAGAATTCTCCGGATATGTTTCGCAGCTTGATCATGGATTAAAGGCCCTAAACAATACTCTTGAACATTTAAGTGAACTCGCTTTGGGAGGTACTGCAGTAGGAACCGGACTTAATACTCCTAAGGGTTATGCAAAACGCGTAGCAGAATATATATCAAAATTCAGCGAATTACCTTTTAAGTCTGCCGAAAACAAATTTGAGGCATTGGCAGCCCACGATGCTTTTGTAGAAACCCATGGAGCACTAAAACAAATTGCCGTGTCTTTAAACAAAATCGCCAATGATATAAGGTTAATGGCATCTGGTCCACGTAGCGGAATTGGAGAGATAATCATTCCCGCCAATGAACCGGGAAGTTCTATAATGCCTGGAAAAGTAAATCCTACTCAATGTGAAGCCCTTACCATGGTCTGTGCCCAGGTTATGGGTAACGATGTAGCCATAACCATTGGTGGAACCCAGGGACATTACGAATTAAATGTTTTTAAACCGGTGATGGCTTCCAATATTCTTCAATCGGCCAGATTGCTGGGAGATGCTTGCATGAGTTTTGAAGAGCATTGCGCAAGAGGAATAGAACCGAATCATGTTAGAATTAAAGAACTTTTAAATAATTCTTTAATGCTTGTGACAGCTCTTAATACAAAAATAGGATATTACAAAGCTGCAGAAATAGCAAATACTGCTCACAAAAACGGATCTACTCTAAAAGAAGAGGCAATAAATTTAGGTTATGTAACGGCTGAAGAATACGATGAATGGGTTAAACCTGAAGATATGGTAGGCAGCCTGAAGTAA
- a CDS encoding TonB-dependent receptor domain-containing protein, which produces MRQKLILLFFTLPLCMYAQAPLQKSIKITGTVIDIDTNQPLEYATIVLENIENSDVTGGITDSSGKFNIETTPGIYNIKIEYISYQTFQFTKKKLENSENLGTIKLTLDVAQLEAVEIVGEKTTVQIQLDKKVFNVGKDITSQGTDALNVLDNVPSVSVDVEGNISLRGNENVRVLINGRPSNSGMSGSDLLRQLPSDAIERVEVITNPSARYDAEGSGGILNIILKKGEDFGFNGSFQSTFGYYPYAQTSTNLNYKTNKFNLFSSLGYRYRKSPGGGFNNSIYYEGTSQEITGYLDQTRNRERKGNNYNVRIGGEYYFNDKNTLLASFSYNVGDNKNTSDLVYNNYDASRNLTSIRLRDELEKEDENRKQYNVNYESKFNEKGTHKLVINFNYETEDETENSTYTNNYTLGAGIDGVDTSLNHEQRNELLLQADYILPFNEDKGQFEAGYKSEFNDISSNVEVTINEVYQESLSNILDYDENIHAFYSQYGNKYGSFTFLAGLRMEISDISIKSILGGGITENKKYTNFFPTLHAGYELGENETIQLSYSRRIRRPRFWDLNPFYTYADDTNRISGNPNLNPMYTNAFEIAYLNNWDQFMLNASIYYQHSTDLFQRITVDTGDTFNIQSDEDLNNDGIVNGEDVEEIPILSSQPINTGEENRYGVETTISYNPFKWLRLSGDFNLYGFKQDGTYETYVNGDIETRKLDGENISWFTRINTQLRLPSSIGVQLRMFYNGPYDAGYVKNRSFLSINLGASKDLFNDKATINFNISDLLNTRKRRSETFAPTFYTNSEFQWRKRQVNISFIYRFNQKKERQRGEENGEGPGMED; this is translated from the coding sequence ATGAGACAAAAATTAATACTTCTTTTTTTTACACTTCCTTTATGTATGTATGCTCAGGCACCACTACAAAAAAGTATAAAAATAACCGGAACTGTAATAGATATTGATACTAATCAACCCTTAGAATATGCTACCATTGTTCTGGAAAATATTGAAAATTCAGATGTAACAGGAGGTATTACAGATTCCTCCGGGAAATTTAACATAGAGACCACCCCTGGTATTTACAATATAAAAATAGAATACATATCATACCAAACTTTTCAATTCACAAAAAAAAAACTCGAAAACTCTGAAAATTTAGGGACTATAAAACTAACCCTGGATGTTGCTCAACTAGAAGCAGTAGAAATTGTTGGTGAAAAAACTACCGTACAAATTCAACTTGACAAAAAAGTCTTTAATGTAGGTAAAGATATTACCTCCCAGGGTACGGATGCTTTAAACGTACTTGATAACGTACCTTCAGTTTCTGTAGATGTAGAAGGAAATATAAGCTTAAGGGGAAATGAAAATGTCAGGGTTTTAATTAATGGCCGCCCTTCAAATTCAGGCATGAGCGGTTCTGACTTGTTAAGGCAATTACCTTCAGATGCCATAGAAAGAGTTGAAGTTATTACTAACCCGTCTGCAAGATATGATGCCGAAGGTTCGGGAGGAATATTGAATATAATTCTTAAAAAAGGTGAAGATTTTGGTTTTAACGGATCATTTCAAAGTACTTTTGGTTATTATCCATATGCACAAACAAGTACTAACTTAAACTATAAAACAAATAAGTTTAATTTATTCTCCTCATTAGGGTACCGATATAGAAAATCACCGGGGGGCGGCTTCAATAATTCTATTTACTATGAAGGAACCAGCCAGGAAATAACAGGCTATCTTGACCAAACAAGAAACAGAGAACGAAAAGGGAATAATTATAATGTACGGATTGGAGGAGAATATTATTTTAATGACAAAAACACTTTACTGGCTTCTTTTTCATATAATGTAGGCGACAACAAAAACACATCCGATCTGGTATATAACAACTATGATGCAAGCAGGAACTTAACAAGCATACGATTAAGGGATGAACTTGAAAAGGAAGATGAAAACCGAAAACAATACAATGTCAATTACGAATCAAAGTTTAATGAAAAAGGAACTCATAAATTGGTGATCAATTTTAATTATGAAACAGAAGATGAAACTGAAAATTCAACCTATACAAATAATTACACACTTGGTGCCGGTATTGATGGTGTAGACACTTCTCTAAATCATGAACAACGAAACGAATTACTTTTACAAGCCGATTATATACTTCCTTTTAATGAAGACAAAGGACAATTTGAAGCAGGTTACAAAAGTGAATTTAACGATATTTCAAGCAATGTGGAAGTAACCATCAATGAAGTATATCAGGAAAGTTTAAGCAATATCTTGGATTATGATGAGAATATACATGCCTTTTATTCTCAATATGGTAATAAATATGGAAGTTTCACTTTCTTAGCGGGACTAAGAATGGAAATTTCTGATATTTCTATTAAATCAATACTGGGTGGAGGAATTACAGAAAATAAAAAATACACTAACTTTTTCCCTACTCTACATGCAGGTTATGAACTAGGAGAAAACGAAACAATTCAACTAAGCTACAGCCGAAGAATCAGGCGGCCCCGGTTTTGGGATTTAAACCCTTTTTACACCTATGCCGATGATACAAACAGGATTTCCGGCAACCCAAACCTGAATCCTATGTATACAAATGCTTTTGAAATAGCATACCTGAATAACTGGGATCAATTTATGCTTAACGCCAGCATATATTACCAGCATTCTACCGATCTTTTCCAAAGAATTACTGTAGATACCGGAGATACGTTTAACATTCAAAGTGATGAAGATTTAAATAACGATGGCATAGTTAATGGAGAAGATGTTGAAGAAATTCCGATATTAAGCTCACAACCGATCAATACAGGAGAAGAAAACCGATATGGTGTTGAAACAACCATATCCTATAATCCATTTAAATGGCTAAGGTTATCAGGCGATTTCAATTTATATGGCTTTAAACAAGATGGAACATACGAGACCTATGTTAACGGAGATATAGAAACAAGAAAACTGGATGGAGAAAATATAAGCTGGTTCACTCGAATAAATACCCAGTTAAGGCTTCCCTCTTCCATAGGTGTGCAATTACGAATGTTCTATAACGGTCCTTACGATGCCGGATATGTAAAAAACAGATCCTTTTTAAGTATCAACCTGGGGGCGAGTAAAGATTTATTTAATGATAAAGCCACTATAAATTTTAATATTAGTGACCTATTAAATACCCGTAAAAGAAGGTCTGAAACGTTTGCACCAACCTTTTATACAAATAGTGAATTTCAATGGAGAAAAAGACAGGTTAACATTTCCTTTATCTATAGGTTTAATCAGAAGAAAGAAAGACAAAGAGGAGAAGAGAATGGTGAAGGTCCGGGAATGGAAGATTAA
- the arsC gene encoding arsenate reductase (glutaredoxin) (This arsenate reductase requires both glutathione and glutaredoxin to convert arsenate to arsenite, after which the efflux transporter formed by ArsA and ArsB can extrude the arsenite from the cell, providing resistance.) encodes MIKIYHNPRCRKSREGLEIVEKSGKEFEIVYYLENTPSSSELKKIIELLNIKPEELVRKNEIIWKENYKGKNLSDREIIEALVNNPKLIERPIVINHNKAIIGRPPELIKTIL; translated from the coding sequence ATGATTAAAATATATCACAATCCTCGTTGCAGGAAATCCAGAGAAGGCCTTGAAATTGTTGAAAAATCAGGAAAAGAATTCGAAATAGTTTATTATTTGGAAAATACTCCCTCCTCTTCTGAGTTAAAAAAAATAATTGAGCTTTTGAACATCAAACCGGAAGAGTTGGTTAGAAAAAATGAAATTATCTGGAAAGAAAATTATAAAGGAAAAAATCTTTCTGACAGAGAAATTATTGAAGCATTAGTCAACAATCCAAAACTCATCGAAAGGCCCATTGTAATTAATCATAATAAAGCTATCATCGGTAGGCCTCCGGAACTCATCAAAACCATTCTGTAA
- the prfB gene encoding peptide chain release factor 2 (programmed frameshift), producing the protein MVTTDQIKDLVERLGALRRYLDIDAKSIEIQNEEEKTLAPDFWNNPKEAEAFMKELKSKKKWVDDYKSAESLIGDLEVLFDFYKEGEASSDDIEEHYTRALEIIESLEFKNMLSDEGDNMSAVLQITAGAGGTESCDWASMLMRMYLMWGEKNGYKIKELNYQEGDVAGIKTVTLEFEGEYAFGWLKGENGVHRLVRISPFDSNAKRHTSFASVYVYPLADDTIEIDINPADISWDFARSSGAGGQNVNKVETKAILTHHPTGIIIHNSETRSQLENREKAMQMLKSQLYEIELKKRQAARDEIEAGKMKIEWGSQIRNYVMHPYKLVKDVRTSHETGNVDAVMNGELDGFLKAYLMMMGQKIED; encoded by the exons ATGGTTACTACAGATCAAATTAAAGATCTTGTTGAGCGCCTTGGTGCGTTAAGGAGGTATCTT GACATAGATGCCAAATCTATTGAAATTCAAAACGAAGAAGAAAAGACCCTGGCTCCCGATTTTTGGAACAATCCTAAAGAAGCTGAAGCTTTTATGAAAGAACTCAAATCTAAAAAGAAATGGGTTGATGATTACAAAAGTGCGGAATCTTTAATTGGCGATTTAGAGGTTCTCTTTGATTTTTACAAGGAAGGCGAAGCTTCGTCTGACGACATTGAAGAACACTACACCAGGGCCTTGGAAATTATTGAAAGTCTTGAGTTTAAAAACATGCTGTCAGATGAAGGAGATAACATGAGTGCAGTATTGCAAATTACTGCAGGTGCCGGCGGTACGGAAAGTTGTGACTGGGCCAGTATGCTCATGAGAATGTATTTAATGTGGGGAGAAAAAAATGGCTATAAAATAAAAGAATTAAACTATCAGGAAGGGGATGTGGCCGGAATTAAGACTGTGACCCTTGAATTTGAAGGCGAGTATGCATTTGGCTGGCTCAAAGGAGAAAATGGTGTACACCGCCTGGTGCGCATTTCTCCGTTTGACAGCAATGCAAAAAGACATACATCTTTTGCCTCAGTATATGTTTACCCTTTAGCCGATGACACTATTGAAATTGATATAAATCCGGCAGATATTTCATGGGATTTTGCAAGATCCAGTGGTGCAGGAGGTCAAAATGTTAACAAAGTAGAAACCAAGGCTATCCTAACCCACCATCCCACCGGTATAATCATACATAATTCTGAAACCAGATCACAGTTAGAAAACAGGGAAAAAGCCATGCAAATGCTTAAATCTCAATTATACGAAATTGAACTTAAGAAAAGGCAGGCAGCACGAGATGAAATAGAAGCCGGCAAAATGAAAATAGAATGGGGGTCTCAAATAAGAAATTATGTGATGCACCCGTATAAACTTGTAAAAGACGTAAGAACGAGTCATGAGACTGGAAATGTTGATGCGGTTATGAATGGTGAGCTAGATGGATTTCTTAAAGCTTATCTGATGATGATGGGTCAAAAAATTGAAGATTAA
- a CDS encoding threonine aldolase family protein, which translates to MEINLISDTVTKPTPGMLDAMMSAEVGDDVFKTDATVNAFEEKVAEMFNMEAALFFPSGTMANQTAIKIHTQPGEQLICDKYAHIFNYEGGGVSFNSGVSCKLIDGKKGTFTASQVKEAINPPDFYHSPLTTLVCIENTANKGGGTCWDFEEIKKIKIICNNNNLGFHLDGARLWNALIAKNETPQQYGEIFDTISVCFSKGLGCPVGSVLMGSRQMMNKALRVRKVLGGGMRQSGYLAAAGIYAIYNNIERLKEDHIKAKEISDVLKSLYFIENVEPVETNIIIFNLKKEINENDFMNELKKNNIYIISMGQGKLRIVTHYDYTGEMHERFLEFLENLKL; encoded by the coding sequence ATGGAAATAAATTTAATAAGCGATACTGTTACAAAACCTACTCCGGGCATGCTAGATGCAATGATGAGTGCCGAAGTGGGGGATGATGTTTTTAAAACCGATGCTACTGTAAATGCATTTGAAGAAAAAGTTGCTGAAATGTTTAATATGGAGGCTGCTTTATTTTTTCCAAGTGGTACTATGGCAAATCAAACTGCAATAAAAATCCACACTCAGCCTGGTGAGCAATTAATATGTGATAAATATGCTCATATTTTTAATTATGAAGGAGGGGGAGTTAGCTTTAATAGTGGAGTTTCATGTAAATTAATAGATGGAAAAAAGGGAACTTTTACGGCTTCTCAGGTTAAAGAGGCTATAAATCCGCCGGACTTTTATCACAGTCCTTTAACCACGTTAGTTTGCATTGAGAACACGGCTAATAAAGGGGGAGGAACATGTTGGGATTTTGAGGAAATAAAAAAAATCAAAATTATCTGTAACAATAATAATTTAGGTTTTCATTTGGATGGGGCTCGGCTATGGAATGCTCTAATTGCTAAAAATGAAACACCGCAACAATATGGTGAAATCTTTGATACCATTTCGGTATGTTTTAGTAAAGGTTTGGGTTGTCCGGTAGGTTCTGTGCTCATGGGAAGCCGACAAATGATGAACAAAGCACTTAGGGTAAGAAAAGTATTAGGTGGTGGAATGAGACAATCCGGTTATCTTGCTGCAGCAGGAATTTATGCAATATATAATAATATTGAAAGATTAAAGGAAGATCATATAAAGGCCAAAGAAATATCGGATGTTTTAAAATCCTTGTATTTTATTGAAAATGTAGAGCCTGTTGAAACCAATATAATTATATTTAATCTTAAAAAAGAAATAAATGAAAATGATTTTATGAATGAATTAAAAAAGAATAATATTTATATTATAAGTATGGGGCAAGGTAAATTGCGTATAGTTACTCACTATGATTATACCGGTGAAATGCATGAAAGGTTTCTGGAATTTTTGGAGAACTTGAAATTATAG
- a CDS encoding YegP family protein produces MFEIFKSEKNNKYYFNLKAKNGQIILSSQAYESKAGVENGISSVKENADDDSKYERKTASNGKFHFNLKAGNGQVIGSSQMYASEAGMENGIDSVKTNAPDASVKDITE; encoded by the coding sequence ATGTTTGAAATATTTAAAAGTGAAAAAAACAATAAGTACTACTTTAACTTAAAAGCTAAAAACGGACAAATCATCCTTTCCAGTCAGGCTTACGAAAGTAAAGCAGGTGTAGAAAACGGAATATCATCAGTAAAAGAAAATGCCGATGATGATAGCAAGTATGAGAGAAAAACAGCTTCTAACGGCAAATTTCATTTTAATTTAAAAGCAGGAAACGGACAAGTAATTGGAAGCAGTCAAATGTATGCTTCAGAAGCAGGTATGGAAAATGGCATAGATTCCGTAAAAACCAATGCTCCTGATGCATCTGTAAAAGACATCACAGAATAA
- a CDS encoding OmpA family protein: protein MREFLLSFFLLTITFSLAQDLPSNPEPGKCYVRCTTPDIYENQQVQVMVKPAYKVLKSVPAEYKTETERVMVKEASKVLRIIPERWGTETVSYVSKQEGSSLNIIPASFRPSSETVEVKPAYAKWELGAPAPDCASSDPNDCRYWCYKGYPAEYSTIATQVLANDAAVSRNSLAGKNATYTKKVVVEPAKVIEEEIPAEYATITKTVLVKDAYTTEETIPAVYKTVTKEVLKSKGGLTTWKEVECSLVEYQALPINWNLGSATLTPEAKRIIDTRLMPVLQQNQGVSLEIASHTDSRGSTSSNQELSERRAQAVANYLISKGINSSLLVANGYGESRLKNRCADGVSCTEREHSENRRTEFRLINQ from the coding sequence ATGAGAGAATTTTTATTGTCATTTTTCCTACTAACAATTACTTTTTCCCTTGCTCAAGATCTGCCCTCAAATCCAGAACCAGGAAAATGTTATGTACGTTGTACAACTCCTGATATTTATGAAAACCAACAAGTCCAGGTTATGGTGAAACCGGCATATAAAGTTTTAAAGTCTGTTCCTGCCGAATATAAAACAGAAACCGAAAGGGTAATGGTAAAAGAAGCTTCAAAAGTGTTAAGAATTATTCCGGAAAGATGGGGGACGGAAACCGTATCTTATGTAAGTAAACAAGAGGGTTCTTCTCTAAATATTATACCGGCATCATTTCGTCCGAGTTCCGAGACAGTAGAAGTTAAACCGGCCTATGCCAAATGGGAGTTAGGGGCGCCGGCACCAGATTGTGCATCCAGTGATCCTAATGATTGTAGATACTGGTGTTATAAAGGTTATCCTGCTGAGTATAGCACAATAGCTACACAGGTTTTAGCCAATGATGCTGCCGTGTCCAGAAATTCCTTGGCAGGTAAAAATGCGACTTATACTAAAAAAGTAGTAGTAGAACCCGCCAAAGTTATAGAAGAAGAAATTCCAGCAGAATATGCCACCATAACTAAAACAGTTCTTGTAAAAGATGCTTATACTACAGAGGAAACTATTCCGGCAGTATACAAAACAGTTACAAAAGAAGTGTTAAAATCAAAAGGTGGGTTAACTACCTGGAAGGAAGTAGAATGCTCTTTAGTTGAATATCAGGCTTTGCCTATAAACTGGAATTTGGGAAGTGCTACATTAACACCTGAAGCCAAAAGAATAATTGATACTCGATTAATGCCTGTCTTGCAACAAAATCAAGGGGTAAGTTTAGAGATTGCTTCGCATACAGATTCCAGAGGCTCGACATCAAGTAATCAGGAATTATCCGAAAGAAGAGCTCAGGCTGTGGCAAATTACCTTATTTCAAAAGGAATCAACTCAAGTTTACTTGTAGCCAACGGTTATGGGGAAAGTCGTCTGAAAAACAGGTGTGCAGATGGAGTTTCTTGTACAGAAAGAGAACATTCTGAAAACAGGAGAACAGAATTCAGGCTAATAAATCAATAA
- a CDS encoding YbaB/EbfC family nucleoid-associated protein: MFGDLMGMMGKIKETQQKVEETKKRLNTVIVEEKSNDNLIEVSVTANREIKSIKIEEALLEDKEQLEDYLILTLNKALQKASTINETELAAVAKEGLPNIPGLDLFK; the protein is encoded by the coding sequence ATGTTTGGAGATTTAATGGGAATGATGGGTAAAATAAAAGAAACCCAACAAAAAGTGGAAGAAACTAAAAAGAGGTTGAATACCGTTATTGTTGAAGAAAAAAGCAATGATAACCTTATTGAAGTTTCTGTAACAGCTAACAGAGAGATAAAATCTATCAAAATTGAAGAAGCTTTATTAGAAGATAAAGAGCAACTTGAAGATTATTTAATATTAACTTTAAACAAAGCTCTGCAAAAAGCTTCTACAATTAATGAAACTGAATTGGCTGCCGTGGCAAAAGAAGGTTTACCAAACATTCCCGGCTTAGACTTATTTAAGTAA